A stretch of the Photobacterium toruni genome encodes the following:
- a CDS encoding outer membrane protein transport protein: MSVNIRYISLALCSSLTATSAFGAGFQVSEQSASGLGRAFAGEAAIADNPAVISRNPAAMTKFRSMTISVVGSIVAPDIDIIAHDAPNGTQTAKNVAPSAFVPASYFIMPLNERLSWGVALFSGYGVTTDYPADFYDGTSTGKTSLVAINLNPSIAYKATEQLSLGIGINAVYASAELYRHYGQNALPFYPAIKPSDKTINMKGDTWSWGWNIGAFYEVDDNNRFGIAYRSKVDLDFKGDFTDYSGVVLGSNNRGNTIKGKLPVVLPATAEFSGFHQLNHQIAVHYSLFWTQWSSFKELRATNSQCNFGGQMPGVCLLKDEDYQDAFRWAIGATYTLNPTITLRAGFAYDEQGGKATLSIPDTDRFWYSAGATYHYNSQLSIDVGLSYVYGKESDFVENNDRFTASSVAYIGAAQLNYAF, from the coding sequence ATGTCCGTAAATATACGTTATATTTCCCTTGCACTTTGTAGCAGCCTTACCGCCACCTCCGCCTTTGGGGCCGGATTTCAAGTATCAGAACAATCAGCATCAGGATTAGGGCGCGCTTTTGCAGGAGAAGCAGCCATTGCAGATAATCCTGCCGTTATTTCTCGAAATCCTGCCGCCATGACAAAATTTAGATCAATGACAATATCAGTGGTCGGAAGTATTGTTGCTCCAGATATTGATATTATTGCTCATGACGCACCAAATGGAACGCAAACAGCAAAAAATGTTGCACCCTCAGCATTTGTCCCCGCAAGTTACTTTATTATGCCGCTCAATGAGCGTCTCTCTTGGGGCGTCGCGCTATTTTCAGGTTATGGCGTCACCACCGATTATCCCGCTGATTTTTATGATGGTACATCGACAGGTAAAACGTCATTAGTTGCGATTAATTTAAACCCTAGTATCGCTTACAAAGCCACTGAACAATTAAGCCTTGGCATTGGTATCAATGCTGTTTATGCCTCCGCTGAGCTTTACCGTCACTATGGTCAGAATGCGTTGCCTTTTTATCCTGCAATTAAACCCAGTGATAAAACAATAAACATGAAGGGTGATACTTGGAGTTGGGGCTGGAATATTGGTGCTTTTTATGAGGTAGACGATAATAATCGCTTTGGCATTGCTTATCGTTCTAAAGTTGACCTTGATTTTAAAGGTGATTTTACTGACTACTCCGGAGTTGTACTTGGCAGTAATAATCGAGGCAACACCATTAAAGGAAAGCTGCCTGTTGTACTTCCTGCAACTGCCGAATTCTCTGGCTTTCATCAGCTCAACCATCAAATAGCGGTTCATTACAGCCTCTTTTGGACCCAATGGAGCAGCTTTAAAGAGTTACGCGCTACTAATTCACAATGTAATTTTGGTGGCCAAATGCCTGGTGTCTGTTTATTAAAAGATGAAGATTATCAGGATGCATTCCGGTGGGCCATTGGTGCCACATATACTTTAAACCCAACAATTACTTTACGTGCAGGGTTTGCCTATGACGAACAAGGCGGCAAGGCAACACTCAGTATTCCTGATACTGACCGTTTTTGGTATTCAGCGGGGGCAACTTATCACTATAACTCTCAACTAAGCATTGATGTGGGCCTTAGTTATGTCTATGGCAAAGAAAGTGATTTTGTTGAGAATAACGACCGTTTTACGGCCAGCAGCGTTGCTTATATTGGTGCAGCACAACTTAACTACGCCTTTTAG
- the rnt gene encoding ribonuclease T, producing MSQDNQFNTLKSRFRGYFPVVIDVETAGFDSKTDALLEICAVTLQMDEDGWLKPATTIHFHVVPFEGAILHKEALEFNGIRDPFSPLRGAVSEEVALKEIYKQIRKEQKHTDCTRAIMVAHNATFDHSFVMAASERAKLKRNPFHPFATFDTAALSGLAFGQTVLAKACQTAEIPFDNKEAHSALYDTERTAELFCKIVNKWKQLGGWPLHTPSEEPSAAE from the coding sequence ATGAGCCAAGATAACCAATTTAATACCCTAAAAAGTCGCTTTCGCGGCTACTTTCCTGTCGTCATTGACGTTGAAACTGCAGGTTTTGATTCAAAAACGGATGCCTTATTAGAAATTTGTGCTGTCACTCTACAAATGGATGAAGATGGTTGGTTAAAACCTGCAACAACTATCCATTTCCATGTTGTACCGTTTGAAGGGGCTATCTTGCATAAAGAAGCCTTAGAATTTAATGGTATCCGCGACCCTTTTAGCCCATTACGGGGTGCAGTATCAGAAGAAGTGGCACTGAAAGAAATTTATAAGCAAATCAGAAAAGAACAAAAGCATACCGATTGTACACGCGCAATCATGGTGGCCCATAACGCAACGTTTGATCATAGTTTTGTGATGGCAGCATCAGAGCGCGCTAAACTAAAACGTAATCCATTCCACCCTTTTGCAACCTTTGATACCGCGGCATTAAGTGGTTTAGCATTTGGACAAACAGTACTGGCTAAAGCCTGTCAGACAGCTGAAATACCATTTGATAATAAAGAAGCACACTCAGCACTGTACGATACAGAACGTACTGCGGAATTATTTTGTAAAATAGTCAATAAATGGAAACAATTAGGTGGGTGGCCGCTACACACTCCCTCAGAAGAGCCATCAGCAGCAGAATAG
- the motY gene encoding flagellar protein MotY produces the protein MNVIKLLTPWFRSGLIVSVFLSMPMAVAKNYLAQPSQSQWQLVVNTPLECRLNHVIPRYGSAQFSALSSKTMNLHFELKMHRRLGTTRNVKLTSMPPLWMPGDAAYSMTNLKFFKQFDGYIDGNIVWQMLAELEDGRNPTFSYKTWPVQQQRQLEVGLSAVNFNKSYQDFSQCLNNLMPFSFDDIAFTILHYNSNSDELDNMSQKRLAQIANYVRYSDDIDLVLVAAYSDSALGTVEGQRLSEQRADKIEHYFKALGLPENRIQVEAHGKRRPIADNSTPVGRNQNRRVVISLGRSEV, from the coding sequence ATGAATGTCATTAAACTATTAACACCTTGGTTTCGAAGTGGATTGATTGTCAGTGTATTTTTATCAATGCCAATGGCTGTAGCTAAAAATTATTTGGCCCAACCAAGTCAATCACAATGGCAATTAGTGGTTAATACACCACTAGAATGCCGTCTTAATCATGTTATTCCCCGTTATGGTAGTGCACAATTTTCAGCGCTTTCAAGCAAAACAATGAATCTTCATTTTGAATTAAAAATGCACCGTCGGCTTGGGACTACCCGTAACGTTAAATTAACGTCAATGCCACCATTATGGATGCCGGGAGATGCTGCTTATTCAATGACTAATTTGAAGTTTTTTAAACAATTTGATGGTTATATTGACGGCAACATTGTGTGGCAAATGTTAGCTGAATTAGAAGATGGGCGTAATCCTACCTTTAGTTATAAAACATGGCCGGTACAGCAGCAACGACAATTGGAGGTTGGCTTATCTGCCGTAAATTTTAATAAATCATATCAAGACTTTAGTCAGTGTTTAAATAATTTAATGCCATTTAGTTTTGATGATATTGCCTTTACAATTTTGCATTATAATAGCAACAGTGATGAGTTAGATAACATGTCACAAAAACGCTTGGCACAAATCGCTAATTATGTTCGTTATTCTGATGATATTGATTTAGTGCTGGTGGCGGCATATAGCGATTCAGCCCTTGGCACAGTTGAAGGACAACGGTTATCAGAGCAGCGAGCTGATAAAATTGAACATTATTTTAAGGCGCTAGGCTTACCTGAAAATCGAATACAGGTTGAAGCACATGGCAAACGGCGACCCATTGCGGACAACTCAACCCCTGTCGGTCGAAATCAAAATCGTCGAGTAGTTATTTCATTAGGGCGTAGTGAAGTGTAA
- the nth gene encoding endonuclease III: MNNQKRVQILERLQAENPHPQTELHWTTPFELLISVLLSAQATDVSVNKAMDKLYPIANTPQAIFDLGVDGVKQYIKTIGLFNSKAENVIKTCRILLDKHNGEIPEDRAALEALPGVGRKTANVVLNTAFGWPTIAVDTHIFRVCNRTKFAIGKNVEQVEEKLLKVVPAAFKVDVHHWLILHGRYTCIARKPRCGSCIIEDLCEYKDKIEI, translated from the coding sequence ATGAACAATCAAAAACGGGTTCAGATATTAGAACGATTACAAGCTGAAAATCCACACCCACAAACAGAACTTCACTGGACAACACCGTTTGAGTTGTTAATTTCAGTTTTACTATCAGCACAAGCAACTGATGTTAGTGTCAATAAAGCAATGGATAAGCTCTACCCCATTGCCAATACACCTCAAGCTATCTTTGATCTTGGTGTTGATGGCGTAAAACAATATATAAAAACCATTGGTTTATTTAATTCTAAAGCAGAAAACGTTATTAAAACTTGTCGTATCTTACTCGATAAACATAACGGCGAAATTCCTGAGGATCGAGCAGCATTAGAAGCATTACCTGGAGTCGGACGTAAAACAGCAAATGTTGTTCTTAATACTGCTTTTGGTTGGCCAACTATTGCGGTTGACACTCATATTTTCAGAGTCTGTAACCGTACTAAATTTGCTATCGGAAAAAATGTTGAACAAGTAGAAGAAAAGCTACTAAAAGTAGTTCCAGCTGCATTTAAAGTCGATGTCCACCACTGGCTTATTTTGCATGGCCGTTATACCTGCATTGCACGAAAACCACGTTGTGGCAGCTGTATTATTGAAGACTTATGTGAATATAAAGATAAAATCGAGATTTAA
- a CDS encoding electron transport complex subunit E, whose translation MTTSYKELMKNGLWYNNPTVVQLLGLCPLLAVSSTATNALGLGLATTMVLVMSNFTISIIRKWVPSEIRIPVFVMIIASLVTCVQLLMNAYVYGLYKSLGIFIPLIVTNCIIIGRAEAFASKNKPLPAVLDGLWMGLGMTSALFLLGAMREILSKGSLFDGANRLLGDWASVLHIQIFHFDSSFLLAMLPPGAFLGVGFMIALKNIIDKYKADKQAASKKQQQPKVERARITDIK comes from the coding sequence ATGACAACATCTTATAAAGAGTTGATGAAAAATGGCTTATGGTATAACAACCCGACGGTCGTACAGCTGTTAGGTTTATGTCCATTATTGGCAGTATCATCAACAGCAACCAATGCGCTCGGATTAGGTCTTGCGACGACCATGGTTTTGGTAATGTCTAACTTTACTATTTCCATTATTCGCAAATGGGTACCGTCAGAAATTCGAATTCCTGTTTTCGTAATGATCATTGCATCACTGGTAACCTGCGTTCAATTATTAATGAATGCCTATGTCTATGGCTTATATAAGTCATTAGGTATTTTTATTCCATTGATCGTAACTAACTGCATTATTATCGGTCGAGCGGAAGCCTTTGCCTCAAAAAATAAACCACTACCAGCGGTATTAGACGGTTTATGGATGGGGCTTGGTATGACATCGGCACTATTTTTACTGGGCGCGATGCGTGAAATTTTAAGTAAAGGCTCACTATTTGATGGTGCCAACCGCTTATTAGGTGATTGGGCATCGGTACTGCATATTCAAATATTTCATTTTGACAGTAGCTTTTTACTTGCCATGCTACCACCGGGGGCATTTCTTGGTGTCGGTTTTATGATTGCGCTGAAAAATATTATTGATAAATACAAAGCAGATAAACAAGCTGCATCAAAAAAACAACAGCAACCAAAAGTTGAGCGCGCACGTATTACCGATATAAAATAA
- the rsxG gene encoding electron transport complex subunit RsxG, producing MFKSMKKNGLILAVFALLSTALVSLTHDFTANRISEQQQQQLLNTLNQVIPVTSHDNLLYKNCTLVKNLQYIGTKTPMPAYIATQNGKPTGIAIEGIAPDGYSGAIKLIVGLDTKGVITGVRILEQHETPGLGDKIETSVSDWIYSFTGKRVNGANDPKFHVRKDGGEFDQFTGATITPRAVVKAVKNISLYWQNNQQQILSQPLDCPSE from the coding sequence ATGTTTAAATCCATGAAAAAAAATGGTCTGATTCTGGCTGTTTTTGCCTTGTTATCGACAGCATTAGTTTCTCTAACTCACGATTTCACGGCTAATCGTATTTCTGAACAGCAGCAACAACAATTACTAAATACCTTAAACCAAGTTATTCCTGTCACAAGTCATGACAACTTACTGTATAAAAATTGTACTTTAGTTAAAAACCTCCAATATATAGGCACTAAAACACCGATGCCTGCTTACATCGCAACCCAAAATGGAAAGCCAACGGGGATTGCAATCGAAGGTATCGCTCCTGATGGTTACAGCGGTGCAATTAAACTCATTGTAGGTCTTGATACTAAGGGGGTTATTACTGGTGTTCGTATTTTAGAGCAACATGAAACGCCAGGACTAGGTGATAAAATTGAAACCTCCGTGAGTGATTGGATCTATAGTTTCACAGGTAAACGTGTTAATGGCGCAAATGATCCTAAATTCCATGTCCGTAAAGATGGTGGGGAATTTGATCAGTTTACCGGCGCGACTATTACTCCACGCGCAGTAGTTAAAGCGGTGAAAAATATTTCGTTGTACTGGCAAAATAATCAGCAACAGATCCTAAGCCAGCCACTAGACTGTCCGAGTGAATAA
- the rsxD gene encoding electron transport complex subunit RsxD, whose amino-acid sequence MAFNIASSPHAHNRRSTSAIMRTVILCAIFGVIAQCYFFGLGTLIQIVFASLCALIFEAIVLKLRQRPLAPYLRDNTALLTGVLIGISIPPLAPWWITVIGVFFAIVVAKHLYGGMGQNLFNPAMVAYVVLLISFPVQMTTWLPPASLSANPVTFMDSLSAIFTGFTPDGFSIQQLKMSVDGYTMATPLDTLKTSLKTGMTIAEAMKKPVYGTLAGIGWEWVNIGFLLGGLLLLKLRIIQWHIPVAMLTSLLVISSVMHVIDPSVAASPLLHMFSGATMLGAFFIATDPVTASTTVKGRLIFGAFIGVMVYLIRTWGGFPDGVAFAVLLANLCVPIIDYYTRPRTYGH is encoded by the coding sequence GTGGCTTTTAATATTGCCAGCTCACCCCATGCACATAATCGTCGTAGTACGAGTGCAATCATGCGTACGGTTATTTTATGTGCGATTTTTGGTGTTATTGCTCAATGCTATTTTTTTGGGTTGGGGACACTGATTCAAATTGTTTTCGCCTCTCTTTGTGCGCTTATATTTGAAGCAATTGTACTTAAATTACGCCAGCGTCCATTAGCGCCTTATTTACGTGATAATACGGCACTATTAACAGGTGTGTTAATTGGTATTTCAATTCCCCCACTGGCACCATGGTGGATCACCGTTATTGGCGTATTTTTTGCGATTGTGGTCGCAAAACACCTTTATGGTGGTATGGGACAAAACCTATTTAATCCTGCAATGGTTGCTTATGTTGTACTGTTAATTTCATTCCCTGTTCAAATGACAACATGGTTACCACCTGCATCTTTAAGTGCTAATCCTGTGACATTTATGGATAGTTTATCTGCGATATTTACGGGATTCACACCAGATGGTTTCAGTATTCAACAACTCAAAATGTCAGTTGATGGCTACACAATGGCAACCCCATTAGATACCCTAAAAACATCCTTAAAAACTGGAATGACAATTGCCGAAGCAATGAAAAAACCAGTCTACGGCACACTCGCAGGTATTGGTTGGGAGTGGGTTAATATTGGTTTCTTATTAGGTGGTTTACTACTACTTAAATTACGTATTATTCAATGGCATATTCCCGTTGCAATGTTAACCTCATTACTGGTTATTAGTAGTGTCATGCATGTGATCGATCCAAGCGTTGCCGCATCACCGCTATTACATATGTTCTCTGGTGCAACCATGCTAGGTGCCTTTTTTATTGCCACCGATCCAGTAACCGCCTCCACCACAGTAAAAGGTCGCCTTATTTTTGGCGCTTTTATTGGCGTAATGGTCTACCTCATTCGTACTTGGGGTGGTTTTCCTGATGGCGTCGCATTTGCAGTATTATTAGCTAACTTATGTGTTCCTATCATTGATTATTACACGCGTCCACGCACTTATGGTCACTAA
- the rsxC gene encoding electron transport complex subunit RsxC, whose protein sequence is MLSIIEQIKQGKLWDFHGGIHPAENKKLSNKQPIKVAGIPQELVLPLKQHIGSRGDIIVNIGDHVLKGQPLTQGDIAMCVPIHAPSSGTITAIEQRTTAHPSGLTDLCIVIATDNQDTWCHVKQHSDYQDRDPAELIEIIRLAGIAGLGGAGFPTARKLQGGLGNVDILIINAAECEPYITADDRLMQDYADEVIEGVRILRHIIAPKLTLIGIEDNKPEAIKALEACVNEDDNIIIRVIPTKYPSGSSKQLVKLLTGREVPSQARSTSIGVIMQNIGTAFAIKRAIVNGEPLIERVVTLTGEAFKQRGNVFALLGTPIAYLLEKFGYKADKKYPRVIIGGSLMGFTLPHANVPITKITNCILTPKRKELPLHTYEMACIRCSACADVCPSSLLPQQLQWYAKDKDYEKCEQYNLSDCIECGACAYVCPSEIPLVQYYRQAKAEIWERKQDEMSAERARQRFEAKQQRMERDKAERENRFAKAATDRRQHMATSGGDDAVAAAIARVKAKQAASKETVPTAIKPAVAAAIAKAKAKQAASVSTEDAVPDNSEMAALRKQRKLQAREQKAAKHAELMQLQTGTEQPAEQVTDKKDAVAAAIARAKARKAAQQTQPVTDTETTTQVDTNVAADPKKAAVAAAIARAKARKAAQQTQPVTETEPTTQVDTNVAADPKKAAVAAAVARAKARKAAQQTQSNSETQTTTDAKPVTDVNTNVVTEDPKKAAVAAAVARAKARKAAQQAQSNSETQTTTDAKPETDVNTNVVTEDPKKAAVAAAVARAKAHKAAQQAQSNSETQTTTDAKPETDVNTNVVTEDPKKAAVAAAVARAKARKAAQQANKVQSNIEEE, encoded by the coding sequence ATGCTATCGATTATTGAACAAATTAAACAAGGTAAGCTATGGGATTTCCATGGCGGTATTCATCCAGCGGAAAACAAGAAATTATCGAATAAACAGCCAATTAAAGTGGCTGGTATTCCTCAGGAATTAGTATTACCACTAAAACAACATATTGGTTCTCGTGGTGATATTATTGTCAACATTGGTGACCACGTACTAAAAGGCCAACCACTCACACAGGGTGATATCGCAATGTGTGTGCCCATTCATGCCCCGAGTTCAGGTACGATCACAGCCATAGAACAACGCACAACGGCTCACCCTTCTGGCTTAACCGATTTATGTATCGTAATAGCAACAGATAACCAAGATACTTGGTGTCATGTTAAGCAACACTCTGATTATCAAGATCGTGATCCTGCAGAATTGATAGAGATTATTCGTCTTGCCGGTATTGCAGGTCTCGGTGGCGCTGGTTTTCCAACTGCACGCAAACTACAAGGTGGTTTAGGTAACGTTGATATTCTAATAATCAATGCTGCTGAGTGTGAGCCTTATATCACTGCCGATGATCGACTGATGCAAGATTATGCTGATGAAGTTATCGAAGGCGTGCGTATTTTACGCCATATTATTGCGCCCAAATTAACCTTAATTGGTATTGAAGATAATAAACCAGAGGCAATCAAGGCATTAGAAGCCTGTGTTAATGAAGACGATAATATTATTATTCGTGTTATTCCAACCAAATACCCATCTGGAAGCTCCAAACAATTAGTAAAACTTTTAACGGGTCGAGAAGTACCAAGTCAAGCGCGTTCAACCTCAATCGGGGTTATTATGCAAAATATCGGTACTGCATTTGCAATTAAGCGTGCGATTGTTAACGGTGAACCATTAATTGAGCGTGTAGTTACGTTAACAGGTGAAGCCTTTAAACAACGCGGTAATGTGTTTGCTTTACTAGGAACCCCCATCGCTTATTTACTGGAAAAGTTTGGCTATAAAGCAGATAAGAAATATCCTCGAGTCATTATCGGTGGTTCATTGATGGGCTTTACATTGCCACATGCCAATGTACCAATCACCAAAATTACTAACTGTATTTTAACGCCTAAACGTAAAGAGTTACCGCTGCATACTTACGAAATGGCGTGTATTCGTTGTTCTGCTTGTGCTGATGTTTGTCCATCGTCATTGTTACCACAACAATTACAATGGTATGCAAAAGATAAAGATTACGAAAAATGTGAACAATATAATTTAAGTGATTGTATTGAATGCGGTGCTTGCGCTTATGTCTGCCCAAGTGAAATTCCACTCGTTCAATATTATCGCCAAGCTAAAGCTGAAATTTGGGAACGTAAACAAGATGAAATGAGTGCTGAACGTGCTCGTCAACGTTTTGAAGCCAAGCAACAGCGTATGGAGCGTGATAAAGCTGAACGTGAAAATCGTTTTGCTAAAGCTGCAACTGATCGTCGTCAACACATGGCAACATCTGGCGGTGATGATGCAGTAGCCGCAGCTATTGCCCGTGTTAAAGCCAAGCAAGCAGCATCGAAAGAAACTGTACCAACTGCAATAAAACCAGCGGTAGCTGCCGCTATTGCCAAAGCAAAAGCCAAACAAGCAGCTTCAGTATCAACAGAAGATGCAGTACCAGATAACAGCGAAATGGCGGCATTACGTAAACAACGTAAGCTGCAAGCTCGTGAGCAAAAAGCAGCCAAACATGCTGAGTTAATGCAGCTACAAACGGGTACGGAACAACCTGCTGAGCAAGTAACTGATAAAAAAGATGCTGTTGCAGCAGCCATTGCACGTGCAAAAGCCCGTAAAGCAGCGCAACAAACACAACCTGTGACAGATACAGAGACAACAACACAAGTTGACACTAACGTTGCTGCTGATCCTAAAAAAGCCGCTGTTGCAGCAGCCATTGCACGTGCGAAAGCTCGTAAAGCCGCGCAACAAACACAACCTGTGACAGAGACAGAGCCAACAACACAAGTAGACACTAACGTTGCTGCTGATCCTAAAAAAGCAGCCGTTGCAGCAGCCGTTGCTCGTGCTAAAGCCCGTAAGGCAGCCCAACAGACACAATCAAATAGTGAAACTCAAACAACCACGGATGCAAAGCCTGTAACTGATGTGAACACTAACGTTGTGACTGAGGATCCTAAAAAAGCCGCTGTTGCAGCAGCCGTTGCTCGTGCGAAAGCCCGTAAAGCAGCCCAACAGGCACAATCAAATAGTGAGACTCAAACAACCACGGATGCAAAGCCTGAAACTGATGTGAACACTAACGTTGTGACTGAGGATCCTAAAAAAGCCGCTGTTGCAGCAGCCGTTGCTCGTGCGAAAGCCCATAAAGCAGCCCAACAGGCACAATCAAATAGTGAAACTCAAACAACCACGGATGCAAAGCCTGAAACTGATGTGAACACTAACGTTGTGACTGAGGATCCTAAAAAAGCCGCTGTTGCAGCAGCCGTTGCTCGTGCGAAAGCCCGTAAAGCAGCCCAGCAAGCCAATAAAGTACAATCTAACATTGAGGAAGAATAA
- the rsxB gene encoding electron transport complex subunit RsxB, which produces MSGILIAAIVIAVLAAIFGIILGFASVRFKVEADPIVEQIDAILPQTQCGQCGFPGCRPYAEAIANGEVINKCPPGGQATIEKLADLMGVEVPQASNEVASSIKKVAFIHEDMCIGCTKCIQACPVDAIVGGTKAIHTVIKDECTGCDLCVSPCPTDCIEMNPVKETPDNWKWQLNQIPVVNIAATANAEKVKP; this is translated from the coding sequence ATGAGCGGAATCTTAATTGCTGCCATTGTTATCGCTGTTTTAGCTGCAATATTTGGTATTATTTTAGGTTTTGCTTCAGTGCGCTTCAAAGTTGAAGCAGATCCGATTGTAGAACAAATTGATGCTATTTTACCGCAAACACAATGTGGTCAATGTGGTTTTCCTGGCTGCCGTCCTTACGCTGAAGCAATAGCTAATGGCGAAGTCATTAATAAATGCCCCCCTGGTGGCCAAGCAACAATTGAAAAACTTGCCGACCTTATGGGTGTCGAAGTACCTCAAGCCTCAAATGAAGTGGCAAGTAGTATTAAAAAAGTTGCTTTTATTCATGAAGATATGTGTATTGGGTGTACCAAGTGCATTCAGGCATGTCCAGTTGATGCCATTGTCGGCGGTACTAAAGCAATACATACGGTAATAAAAGACGAATGTACAGGCTGTGACCTTTGTGTTTCTCCTTGTCCTACAGACTGTATTGAAATGAACCCAGTTAAAGAAACACCTGATAACTGGAAATGGCAACTCAACCAAATACCGGTTGTTAATATTGCTGCGACAGCGAATGCAGAAAAGGTTAAGCCATAG
- the rsxA gene encoding electron transport complex subunit RsxA: MTEYLLLLIGTVLVNNFVLVKFLGLCPFMGVSKKLETAIGMGLATTFVLTLASVCAYLVETYILEPLGIQYLRTLSFILVIAVVVQFTEMVVHKTSPTLYRLLGIFLPLITTNCAVLGVALLNTNEHHNFIQSVIYGFGAAVGFSLVLVLFASMRERIAAADVPAPFKGASIAMITAGLMSLAFMGFTGLVKL; this comes from the coding sequence ATGACTGAATACCTTTTACTCCTGATCGGGACTGTGTTGGTTAACAACTTTGTACTCGTTAAATTCTTAGGTTTATGTCCTTTTATGGGTGTATCTAAGAAACTAGAAACCGCTATCGGTATGGGCTTAGCGACAACATTCGTGCTGACGCTAGCTTCTGTGTGTGCGTATCTTGTTGAAACCTATATCTTGGAACCACTAGGTATCCAATACTTACGTACACTTAGTTTTATACTTGTAATTGCCGTTGTAGTGCAATTTACCGAAATGGTAGTCCATAAAACTAGCCCAACCCTTTACCGTTTGTTAGGTATTTTTCTACCATTAATCACAACCAACTGTGCCGTATTAGGTGTTGCTTTATTAAATACCAATGAGCACCATAACTTCATTCAATCTGTTATTTATGGCTTTGGTGCAGCAGTGGGTTTCTCATTGGTATTAGTATTGTTTGCTTCTATGCGTGAGCGTATTGCAGCAGCAGATGTGCCAGCACCGTTTAAAGGCGCTTCAATCGCAATGATCACTGCAGGCCTTATGTCTCTTGCCTTTATGGGCTTTACTGGATTGGTGAAATTGTAA
- the pepE gene encoding dipeptidase PepE, whose amino-acid sequence MDILLLSNGKIAGNTHVMEFAADAIIDQVKRTGAKHFVVIPYAVIRSSHDDRVALVQATFDKLGLDCIATGLHRAEDPVTAIEQADGIIVSGGNTWVLNKTLHDLGLVGPIRKAVLKQGKAYIGWSAGTNIGCPTIRTTNDMPIVTGAILSSLNFVPFQINPHYLEASVEGHMGETRDERIQEFLEVNKHEPVIGIPEGTWLAVMDNKISYHAANGKPLKFFSYGNEPVYYQAGDDVQFLMDLNY is encoded by the coding sequence ATGGATATTTTATTACTTAGTAATGGTAAAATTGCTGGTAACACCCATGTAATGGAATTTGCTGCTGATGCAATTATTGATCAAGTTAAGCGTACAGGAGCGAAGCATTTTGTCGTGATCCCATATGCTGTTATTCGTTCAAGTCATGATGATCGTGTCGCATTAGTTCAAGCAACGTTTGATAAACTGGGGTTAGATTGTATTGCAACGGGTTTGCACCGTGCAGAAGATCCAGTAACTGCGATTGAACAAGCTGATGGTATTATTGTTAGTGGCGGTAATACGTGGGTGTTAAATAAAACCTTACACGATTTAGGCTTAGTCGGCCCAATCCGTAAAGCAGTATTAAAGCAAGGTAAAGCTTATATTGGCTGGAGTGCTGGTACAAATATTGGTTGCCCAACAATTCGCACCACTAATGATATGCCAATTGTTACTGGAGCTATTTTATCTTCATTGAATTTTGTGCCTTTCCAGATTAATCCTCATTACTTAGAAGCATCAGTTGAAGGCCATATGGGTGAGACTCGTGATGAGCGTATTCAAGAGTTTCTTGAAGTAAATAAGCATGAGCCAGTAATAGGTATTCCAGAAGGTACATGGTTAGCAGTAATGGATAATAAAATTAGTTACCATGCCGCTAATGGTAAGCCATTAAAATTCTTTAGCTATGGTAATGAGCCAGTTTATTATCAAGCGGGTGATGATGTGCAATTTTTAATGGATCTTAATTACTAA